The Litchfieldia alkalitelluris genome has a window encoding:
- a CDS encoding 5-oxoprolinase subunit C family protein: protein MLKVIKPGLLSTLQDKGRVGYQKFGVVTNGAMDPLAHRLANILVGNQENEATLECTMVGPVVHFESDTLISICGAEMTPTINGVPVKLWRPVLVYGGSVLKFGHAEKGCRAYLAVAGGYHIQSVMESKSTYLRAKFGGYHGRTLQSGDILKFGEMSELSQKIFMYLDKSTKESPASFSAATWSVSQNAIPFYKKNPLVRIIGGRQFHLFSEESKNDFLQSSYKITSQSDRMGYRLNGPLLKLETGREMLSEAVSFGTVQVPADGQPIILMADRQTTGGYPKIAQIITVDLPAIAQASPNEEITFLEISHQEAEQLLITQEETIAELKQGVLQPFLNGKAYSFRRGMKVKSNTECHW, encoded by the coding sequence ATGTTAAAAGTAATTAAGCCTGGGCTGTTATCAACTCTTCAGGATAAAGGAAGGGTTGGCTATCAAAAGTTTGGTGTTGTAACAAACGGGGCCATGGATCCTTTAGCCCACCGTCTTGCAAACATCCTCGTTGGAAATCAGGAAAATGAAGCAACACTTGAATGCACCATGGTAGGTCCAGTCGTCCATTTTGAAAGTGATACACTTATTTCAATTTGTGGTGCGGAGATGACACCGACAATTAATGGTGTTCCCGTTAAGTTATGGAGACCTGTGTTGGTCTATGGAGGAAGTGTGTTGAAATTCGGTCATGCAGAAAAAGGGTGTAGGGCCTATCTTGCCGTTGCAGGTGGATACCATATTCAATCTGTGATGGAAAGTAAATCAACCTACTTAAGAGCAAAATTCGGTGGATACCATGGGAGAACGCTTCAATCAGGTGATATTTTGAAATTCGGCGAAATGAGTGAACTATCACAAAAAATATTCATGTATCTCGATAAAAGTACAAAAGAAAGTCCAGCATCATTCTCTGCTGCTACCTGGTCTGTCTCACAGAATGCCATCCCTTTTTATAAAAAAAATCCACTGGTTCGAATTATAGGAGGAAGGCAATTTCATTTATTTTCGGAAGAAAGCAAGAACGACTTTCTTCAATCATCCTATAAAATCACTTCACAATCTGATCGAATGGGATATAGGTTAAATGGTCCTTTATTAAAATTAGAAACAGGACGAGAAATGTTATCGGAAGCGGTTTCTTTTGGCACAGTCCAAGTTCCCGCGGATGGTCAACCGATTATTTTAATGGCAGACCGGCAGACAACAGGAGGTTATCCTAAAATTGCGCAAATCATCACCGTAGATCTTCCGGCGATTGCTCAAGCATCTCCAAATGAAGAAATCACCTTCTTAGAAATTAGTCATCAAGAGGCGGAACAGCTTTTAATTACACAGGAAGAAACCATAGCTGAACTAAAACAAGGGGTATTACAGCCTTTCCTGAACGGGAAAGCCTACTCCTTCAGGCGTGGGATGAAAGTGAAGTCGAATACGGAGTGCCACTGGTAA
- a CDS encoding transposase translates to MTRKSTPTYTIEFPLRIPIWQQDRLEKKLKIARLVYNSCLGEALKRHKAVKANKNYRILINEPKSKIRDKQLSELRLTSGFSEYGMHHFVKSVQQKFKENIGSLEAQKIATRTFEAVEKLHFGKAKRVHFKSFRDDISVENKSNSTGLRYVDGNILWGDKPTKKNPKPKNWICAPITPKANDEYAHIALLDKTKYVRILKREVRGKVRYYAQLILEGYPPKKSNRKVADDETKRVGIDIGTSTIAISSESKVELRELAPECSTIERELRRIQRKMDRSKRSTNPNKFHENGTIRKGRLTWTYSNQYKKLRQKRKELFRKTTIKRKLAHEILANDILHLGSDIRVETMRFQSLQRRAKNTTRNKKNGKINHKKRFGKSIANRAPAMLLAIIDRKLGYQGRTI, encoded by the coding sequence ATGACAAGAAAGAGTACACCAACCTATACAATTGAGTTCCCTTTGCGTATACCTATTTGGCAACAGGACCGTTTAGAGAAAAAGTTAAAGATTGCTAGGTTAGTCTACAATTCTTGTCTAGGTGAAGCCCTTAAAAGACACAAAGCTGTAAAGGCAAATAAAAACTATCGCATCCTAATCAATGAACCCAAGTCAAAAATTCGTGATAAGCAGTTAAGTGAATTAAGGTTAACCTCCGGTTTTTCTGAATATGGAATGCATCATTTTGTAAAGTCTGTTCAACAAAAATTCAAAGAGAACATTGGTAGCTTAGAAGCACAAAAAATTGCCACTAGGACTTTTGAAGCCGTTGAGAAACTGCATTTTGGAAAAGCTAAAAGAGTGCATTTCAAGTCATTTCGTGATGATATTTCGGTTGAAAACAAATCCAATTCTACTGGTTTGCGATACGTGGACGGTAATATTCTTTGGGGAGATAAACCAACAAAGAAAAATCCTAAACCAAAAAATTGGATTTGTGCCCCTATTACGCCGAAAGCTAACGATGAATATGCTCACATAGCTTTATTGGATAAAACAAAATATGTACGCATTCTAAAACGTGAAGTTCGTGGTAAAGTTCGATACTATGCACAACTCATTTTAGAAGGGTATCCTCCCAAAAAAAGCAACCGAAAGGTTGCTGATGACGAAACAAAACGAGTTGGTATCGATATTGGAACATCTACTATAGCTATTAGTAGTGAAAGTAAGGTAGAACTTCGTGAACTTGCACCAGAGTGCAGTACCATAGAAAGAGAGCTTCGTCGTATCCAACGTAAAATGGACCGTTCTAAACGGTCAACTAACCCTAACAAATTTCACGAGAACGGGACTATTAGGAAAGGTAGATTAACCTGGACCTATTCTAATCAATATAAAAAATTGCGTCAAAAAAGAAAAGAATTATTTCGAAAAACCACTATTAAACGAAAATTAGCACATGAAATATTAGCAAATGATATTCTACATCTCGGTTCTGACATTCGAGTAGAAACCATGCGGTTTCAGTCACTACAAAGACGAGCGAAAAACACTACAAGAAATAAGAAAAACGGCAAAATAAATCATAAAAAACGATTTGGTAAATCCATTGCGAACCGAGCTCCTGCTATGCTACTCGCAATCATTGACCGGAAACTCGGGTATCAGGGACGAACTATTTAA
- a CDS encoding LamB/YcsF family protein yields the protein MTSVDINCDLGESFGAYTMGRDEEILDFVTSANIACGFHAGDPSTIRKTVLLALEKNVAIGAHPGLPDLIGFGRRKMDISPREAFDLMVYQIGAVQAFAHAEGGRLQHVKPHGALYNMAATSKELSEAIAEAIYRVDPELILLGLSGSELVRAGEKIGLKTANEVFADRTYQEDGTLTSRNLKHALIKDDQVAVAQVIRMVREGRVTSLQGKDVEIKADSICIHGDGVHALEFAKRIKNDLQKAEITIKRMKSE from the coding sequence GTGACTAGTGTAGATATTAATTGTGATTTAGGTGAAAGTTTTGGCGCCTATACGATGGGTAGAGATGAAGAGATTCTAGACTTTGTTACATCAGCGAACATCGCCTGTGGGTTTCATGCAGGTGATCCGAGTACGATTAGGAAAACAGTTTTACTAGCACTTGAAAAAAATGTAGCAATTGGTGCACATCCAGGACTACCAGACTTAATCGGTTTTGGTAGAAGGAAAATGGATATTAGTCCGAGAGAAGCGTTTGATCTTATGGTGTATCAAATTGGTGCCGTTCAAGCATTTGCTCATGCTGAGGGTGGGAGACTCCAACATGTAAAACCACACGGGGCATTATATAATATGGCAGCAACTAGTAAAGAACTTTCCGAAGCCATTGCTGAAGCAATCTACCGAGTCGATCCAGAGTTAATTTTACTTGGATTATCTGGGAGTGAATTAGTTCGAGCGGGTGAAAAAATCGGATTAAAAACGGCGAATGAAGTATTTGCTGATCGAACTTACCAAGAAGATGGGACATTGACCTCTAGAAATCTTAAACATGCGCTGATTAAAGATGATCAAGTAGCCGTGGCTCAAGTAATCAGAATGGTGAGGGAAGGGCGAGTTACATCCCTTCAAGGCAAAGATGTCGAGATAAAGGCTGACAGCATCTGTATCCATGGTGATGGAGTTCATGCACTTGAATTTGCTAAGCGGATTAAAAATGACCTGCAAAAAGCGGAGATAACTATCAAACGAATGAAAAGTGAATAA
- a CDS encoding DUF2529 domain-containing protein, producing MMKIFSTQLQGLFNKIMEQEDLAVEDGARLLAQAVMGEGTIYIKGYHELEAIEIEATQGVEPLPSTSVLFIGNDIAEITERDRVLILSRSSADHEAIMLAKDCAEKGISTVAISSLVKDQVDSLADFVDVHIDSKLTKPLIPDEDGNRFGFPSIMTALFAYYSLSFTLKEIIKEYE from the coding sequence ATGATGAAAATTTTTTCAACACAACTTCAGGGGTTGTTCAATAAAATCATGGAACAGGAAGATCTTGCCGTTGAAGATGGCGCCAGGCTCCTTGCACAGGCCGTGATGGGTGAAGGAACCATTTATATTAAAGGCTATCATGAATTGGAAGCCATCGAAATAGAAGCTACACAAGGAGTTGAACCACTTCCCTCAACATCTGTGCTATTTATCGGTAATGACATAGCTGAAATTACTGAGCGTGATCGAGTTTTGATTCTTTCTAGATCTTCAGCAGATCATGAGGCCATTATGCTTGCAAAGGATTGTGCAGAAAAAGGGATTAGCACTGTAGCCATTTCATCATTGGTTAAAGATCAGGTAGATTCGTTAGCTGACTTCGTGGATGTTCATATTGACAGTAAATTGACAAAACCGTTGATCCCAGATGAAGACGGAAACAGATTCGGATTTCCGTCAATCATGACCGCACTTTTTGCTTATTATAGTTTGTCTTTTACATTAAAAGAAATCATTAAAGAATATGAGTAA
- a CDS encoding response regulator, whose protein sequence is MKEKILIVDDQYGIRILLNEVFQKEGYQTFQAANGVQAIDIVTKHSPDLVLFDMKIPGMDGIEILKRLKAIDADIRVIIMTAYGELDMIQEAKDLGAITHFAKPFDIDEIRDAVKKHIVPMGSK, encoded by the coding sequence ATGAAAGAAAAAATCCTGATCGTTGACGACCAATATGGGATAAGAATATTACTGAATGAAGTATTTCAAAAAGAAGGCTACCAAACGTTCCAAGCAGCAAATGGTGTGCAAGCAATTGATATAGTCACAAAACATTCTCCAGATCTAGTTTTATTTGATATGAAAATACCTGGTATGGACGGAATTGAAATCTTAAAAAGACTAAAAGCGATTGACGCAGATATTCGCGTTATCATTATGACCGCTTATGGAGAATTAGACATGATTCAAGAAGCAAAGGACTTAGGTGCCATTACTCACTTTGCGAAGCCTTTTGATATTGATGAAATTCGTGATGCGGTTAAAAAACATATCGTTCCAATGGGTTCAAAGTAA
- a CDS encoding class II fructose-bisphosphate aldolase translates to MPLVSMTEMLQKAKAEGYAVGQFNLNNLEFTQAILQAAQEENSPVILGVSEGAARYMGGFTTVVSIVKGLMADYKVTVPVAIHLDHGSSFESCAKAIHAGFTSVMIDASHDPFEQNVATTSKVVELAHYHGVSVEAELGVVGGQEDDVIAEGVIYADPKECQELVERTGIDCLAPALGSVHGPYKGEPNLGFKEMEEIGKATGLPLVLHGGTGIPTHDIQKAISFGTAKINVNTENQIASAKTVREVLAAKPDEYDPRKYLGPARETIKETVKGKMREFGSSSKA, encoded by the coding sequence ATGCCTTTAGTTTCAATGACAGAAATGCTTCAAAAAGCAAAAGCAGAAGGATATGCAGTAGGGCAGTTTAACTTAAATAACCTTGAATTTACTCAAGCGATCCTACAAGCAGCACAAGAAGAAAATTCACCAGTAATTTTAGGTGTATCTGAAGGTGCAGCACGTTACATGGGTGGATTCACAACTGTTGTTTCAATCGTTAAAGGATTAATGGCTGATTATAAAGTAACAGTTCCTGTTGCAATCCATTTAGACCACGGTTCAAGCTTTGAATCTTGTGCAAAAGCAATCCATGCTGGATTCACTTCAGTTATGATTGATGCTTCACATGATCCATTTGAACAAAACGTAGCAACAACTTCTAAAGTTGTAGAACTTGCTCACTACCACGGAGTATCTGTTGAAGCAGAACTAGGTGTTGTTGGTGGACAAGAAGACGATGTAATTGCTGAAGGCGTAATTTACGCTGATCCAAAAGAGTGTCAAGAGCTTGTTGAACGTACTGGAATTGATTGCTTAGCTCCTGCTTTAGGTTCAGTTCACGGTCCTTACAAGGGTGAACCAAACCTTGGTTTCAAAGAAATGGAAGAAATCGGCAAGGCTACAGGACTTCCACTAGTTCTTCATGGTGGAACTGGTATCCCAACGCATGATATCCAAAAGGCAATCTCTTTTGGAACTGCAAAAATCAACGTAAACACTGAAAACCAAATCGCATCTGCTAAAACAGTACGTGAAGTATTAGCAGCTAAGCCAGATGAGTATGATCCACGTAAATATCTTGGACCAGCTCGCGAAACAATTAAAGAAACAGTTAAAGGCAAAATGCGTGAATTTGGTTCATCTTCAAAAGCTTAA